From a single Rhizobium lusitanum genomic region:
- a CDS encoding NUDIX hydrolase, whose product MAILTRLANDVQLMFRRPPRQQYAALCYRVKKKTGELEVLLLTSRDTGRWVIPKGWPMPGKLSHEVAAREAYEEAGVHGTVETEPLGAFSYDKVLKDGIQVPCRVQVYALDVSNLAKNFKEKGERSIEWASCNEAAKRVREPELRDIILAFQDRMTARSATAQSK is encoded by the coding sequence TTGGCCATTCTCACCCGTCTTGCAAATGATGTGCAGCTAATGTTTCGGCGCCCGCCGCGACAGCAATATGCTGCTCTCTGCTATCGGGTGAAGAAGAAGACGGGTGAGCTGGAAGTGCTGTTGCTGACCAGCCGCGACACCGGTCGCTGGGTCATTCCCAAGGGCTGGCCGATGCCGGGCAAGCTGTCGCATGAAGTGGCGGCCCGCGAAGCTTACGAAGAGGCCGGCGTGCATGGGACGGTGGAAACCGAGCCGCTGGGCGCATTCAGCTATGACAAGGTTCTGAAGGACGGCATCCAGGTGCCCTGCCGGGTTCAGGTCTATGCGCTTGATGTCAGCAATCTCGCCAAGAATTTCAAGGAAAAGGGCGAGCGCTCGATCGAGTGGGCGTCCTGCAATGAAGCCGCCAAGCGTGTCCGCGAGCCGGAACTGCGTGACATCATCCTTGCCTTCCAGGACCGGATGACGGCAAGATCTGCCACAGCGCAGTCAAAGTAA
- a CDS encoding DUF6881 domain-containing protein: protein MSFSYYQCDWIHPENDEPVMIYYEVDDAGVVPRLIDVFADGRRQCMSVTDFSGQKYKTASITSLVEGSFYDGVAGLLDGTFFEEGQDGISLTPIGADVFEMEWQSHRPSSSH, encoded by the coding sequence ATGAGCTTTTCCTATTACCAGTGCGACTGGATTCATCCGGAAAACGATGAACCCGTCATGATCTATTACGAGGTGGACGACGCAGGTGTCGTTCCCCGGCTGATCGACGTGTTCGCCGACGGGCGCCGGCAGTGCATGTCTGTCACCGACTTTTCCGGGCAGAAATACAAGACGGCCAGCATCACCAGCCTGGTGGAAGGCTCGTTCTATGACGGTGTCGCCGGCTTGCTCGATGGCACCTTCTTCGAGGAGGGGCAGGACGGAATAAGCCTGACGCCCATCGGCGCCGACGTTTTCGAGATGGAGTGGCAGTCGCACCGGCCGTCTTCGTCGCACTAG
- a CDS encoding LysR family transcriptional regulator, protein MTNLGDLEIFASVVATGSMSLAGRALGFSPAVISKRIKRLEDRLGTRLLQRTTRQISLTEAGQGFYDRVLAILAGLEEAEAYIGGRSAQMQGTLKISAPTSFGRLHIAPHLKTFMQAHPDLAINLILTDEFTDIVGGGYDLAIRIAELTDSSLVARRLAPVRRVLCASPAYVAAHGMPGDIDDLRRHICLPAHNHDPWRLDGPKGALTFRPEGRLITNSSEVIREAVIAGLGIALRSTWDIGPELKDGRLLQVLPAYEGSHNVTLSAVYPSRQFLPAKVRVFIDFLAELYGPVPYWER, encoded by the coding sequence ATGACCAACCTCGGGGATCTCGAAATCTTCGCCAGCGTCGTTGCGACGGGCAGCATGTCGCTGGCCGGCCGCGCACTCGGTTTCTCGCCAGCCGTCATTTCCAAGCGCATCAAGCGTCTGGAAGACAGGCTCGGCACGCGGCTTTTGCAGCGCACGACGCGGCAGATTTCGCTGACGGAGGCCGGCCAGGGCTTCTATGATCGGGTGCTTGCCATCCTCGCGGGACTGGAGGAGGCCGAAGCCTATATTGGCGGTCGCTCAGCGCAGATGCAGGGCACGCTGAAGATTTCCGCCCCAACTTCCTTCGGCCGGTTGCATATCGCCCCGCATCTGAAAACCTTCATGCAGGCGCATCCGGACCTGGCGATCAATCTCATCCTGACCGACGAGTTCACCGATATCGTCGGCGGTGGTTACGATCTTGCCATCCGCATTGCCGAGCTCACCGATTCCAGCCTCGTTGCGCGACGCCTGGCGCCGGTGCGCCGCGTACTCTGCGCCTCGCCCGCCTATGTCGCCGCCCATGGCATGCCTGGGGATATCGACGATCTGCGCCGCCACATCTGCCTGCCGGCGCACAATCACGATCCGTGGCGGCTGGATGGGCCAAAAGGTGCCTTGACCTTCCGGCCGGAGGGCAGGCTCATCACCAATTCCAGCGAGGTGATCCGCGAGGCCGTCATCGCCGGCCTCGGCATCGCGCTGCGCTCCACCTGGGACATCGGCCCCGAGCTGAAGGACGGCCGCCTGCTGCAGGTGCTGCCCGCCTATGAAGGTTCGCACAATGTCACGCTCTCGGCCGTCTATCCAAGCCGCCAGTTCCTGCCGGCGAAGGTCCGCGTTTTCATCGATTTCCTGGCGGAGCTTTACGGGCCGGTGCCCTATTGGGAGCGATAG
- a CDS encoding outer membrane protein: MRRAFRIKQPAVAALALSAFVFAANSASAEMQFSAYGGIQGATGSNVKTSDGANFDPDWSGKSFKMPPYFGFRGIFWLDDFNKSNWGVSLDYTHAKVYGDLGNTPGWSHFEFTDGLNMLTLNALYRFQDPSRKWTPYVGLGAGINVPHVEVTRASGRTFDYQFGGASLQAQAGVSYQISQHWATFVEYKGNYNFVDNVSIDSGDTLKTKVFTNAINFGVSFNF, from the coding sequence ATGCGTCGTGCATTTCGCATCAAACAGCCGGCTGTTGCCGCGCTTGCGCTTTCAGCTTTTGTCTTCGCCGCCAATTCTGCTTCGGCGGAAATGCAATTTTCAGCCTATGGCGGCATCCAGGGGGCGACCGGCAGCAACGTCAAGACATCGGATGGTGCCAATTTTGATCCCGACTGGTCGGGAAAATCCTTCAAGATGCCGCCCTATTTCGGCTTTCGCGGCATCTTCTGGCTCGACGACTTCAACAAGTCGAACTGGGGTGTCTCGCTCGACTACACCCATGCCAAGGTCTATGGCGATCTCGGCAATACGCCCGGCTGGTCGCATTTCGAGTTCACCGACGGCCTGAACATGCTGACGCTGAATGCGCTCTATCGCTTTCAGGATCCGAGCCGCAAGTGGACGCCCTATGTCGGCCTCGGCGCCGGCATCAACGTGCCGCATGTCGAAGTCACCCGCGCCTCCGGACGGACCTTCGATTACCAGTTCGGCGGCGCCTCGTTGCAGGCGCAGGCCGGCGTCAGCTATCAGATCAGCCAGCATTGGGCGACCTTCGTCGAATACAAGGGCAATTACAATTTCGTCGACAATGTCTCGATCGACAGCGGCGACACGTTGAAGACCAAGGTCTTCACCAACGCCATCAATTTCGGTGTGTCATTCAACTTCTAA
- a CDS encoding FAD-binding protein encodes MSEFLPKTEDEAAAIVRDHAIRGAALAIIGGNTRSGLGNAVAANATLCSRGLTGIVAYNPGEMVMTVRAGTPVAEVEAALAESGQMMAFEPMDHRPLMATEGEPTIGGVIAANVSGPRRFINGAARDSLLGVRFVNGKGEIVKAGGRVMKNVTGLDLVKLMAGSHGTLGLLTEVTFRVPPRPKTEETIVVSGLNDAEAANAMAAVMALPLDISGAAHLPLTVRWTFLDGKLPEGEATVLRIEGLAGSVSVRAEKLAAAMGRLGPVTRLAAVDSSRLWREIRDVKPYADGTMRPVWRVSVAPSIGHQLVAALRLDAGVDAYYDWQGGLVWMRMEAEPEGDLLRRYIHALGGGHATLLRATAATRATTPAFEPQPEAVALLSARVKEKFDPAGIFNPGKMA; translated from the coding sequence ATGAGTGAATTTCTGCCGAAGACGGAAGACGAAGCGGCGGCCATTGTCCGCGACCACGCGATCCGTGGTGCGGCCCTGGCGATCATCGGCGGCAATACACGCTCGGGCCTCGGCAATGCCGTCGCCGCCAACGCAACATTATGTTCGCGAGGACTTACCGGCATCGTCGCCTATAATCCCGGCGAGATGGTGATGACCGTGCGGGCGGGAACGCCCGTTGCCGAAGTCGAGGCCGCGCTTGCCGAGAGCGGCCAGATGATGGCTTTCGAGCCGATGGATCACCGGCCATTGATGGCGACCGAAGGCGAGCCGACGATTGGCGGTGTCATCGCCGCCAATGTCTCCGGTCCTCGCCGCTTCATAAACGGTGCCGCGCGCGACAGCCTGCTTGGTGTCCGCTTTGTCAATGGCAAGGGCGAGATCGTCAAGGCCGGCGGACGGGTGATGAAGAACGTCACCGGCCTTGATCTGGTCAAGCTGATGGCCGGTTCGCACGGCACACTCGGCCTTTTGACCGAGGTTACCTTCCGCGTACCGCCGCGACCGAAGACCGAGGAGACGATTGTCGTTTCCGGCCTCAATGACGCCGAGGCGGCAAATGCCATGGCGGCGGTTATGGCGCTGCCGCTCGACATATCGGGCGCCGCGCATCTGCCGCTGACCGTCCGCTGGACCTTTCTCGACGGCAAGCTGCCGGAAGGCGAGGCGACCGTGTTGCGTATCGAGGGCCTGGCCGGTTCGGTCTCGGTCAGGGCGGAAAAACTTGCCGCCGCCATGGGCCGTCTCGGCCCGGTGACCCGGCTTGCCGCGGTGGACAGCAGCCGGCTCTGGCGCGAGATCCGCGATGTAAAGCCCTATGCCGATGGCACGATGCGCCCCGTCTGGCGCGTTTCCGTCGCCCCGAGCATCGGGCATCAACTTGTCGCCGCACTTCGCCTCGATGCCGGCGTCGATGCCTACTACGACTGGCAGGGCGGCCTCGTCTGGATGCGGATGGAAGCGGAGCCCGAAGGCGATCTCCTCCGCCGCTATATCCACGCCCTCGGCGGCGGCCATGCGACCTTGCTGCGCGCCACAGCTGCCACTCGTGCAACGACACCGGCCTTTGAGCCGCAGCCGGAGGCCGTGGCGCTGCTGTCGGCGCGCGTGAAGGAAAAATTCGATCCGGCGGGGATTTTCAATCCGGGGAAGATGGCGTGA
- a CDS encoding LysR substrate-binding domain-containing protein, producing MSERLPLQRLPPLNALRAFDAVARRGSILRAADELGVVRGAVRQQLTVLESHFGVALFRRDGRRLVLTEKGRAFADAVGVAFGILTRASSTLTADDRRTIRLGVPSAFAVWWLMPRVADLQVALPDIDIDIIPMTTVEPLARHPDLDAVIMGGEYRPAPDITAIRFMEDEFGPVATPDLAIRLGLVTGVEALAGAVALTSRSAPGLWDDWFAESGRAPIRFARNREFEDLLLAIGAARSGVGVAIAPRTAVGEDIDRGTLTAPYGFIRRPAGYSLSVRSGDVQDVALIGLADWLVAAGTVLA from the coding sequence ATGTCCGAACGCCTCCCGTTGCAACGCCTTCCTCCGCTGAACGCGCTACGCGCCTTCGATGCTGTTGCTCGTCGCGGCAGCATATTGCGGGCGGCGGACGAACTCGGTGTCGTGCGCGGCGCCGTGCGTCAACAGCTTACCGTATTGGAGAGCCATTTCGGCGTTGCTTTGTTCCGGCGCGATGGCCGGCGACTGGTGCTGACGGAAAAGGGCAGGGCCTTTGCCGATGCCGTCGGCGTCGCTTTCGGCATTCTGACGCGGGCTTCGAGCACGCTCACGGCGGATGATCGACGCACTATTCGTCTTGGCGTTCCCTCCGCTTTCGCCGTCTGGTGGCTGATGCCGCGCGTCGCCGATCTGCAGGTGGCGCTTCCCGATATCGATATAGACATCATTCCCATGACGACGGTCGAGCCGCTGGCGCGCCATCCCGATCTCGACGCGGTGATCATGGGCGGCGAATATCGGCCGGCGCCAGACATCACCGCCATTCGTTTCATGGAGGATGAATTCGGCCCGGTGGCGACGCCCGACCTTGCGATACGCCTCGGCCTTGTCACCGGCGTGGAGGCTCTTGCCGGCGCTGTCGCCCTGACCAGCCGTTCCGCGCCGGGTCTTTGGGACGATTGGTTTGCCGAAAGCGGCCGGGCTCCCATTCGCTTCGCTCGAAATCGTGAGTTCGAAGACCTGCTTCTGGCGATCGGCGCCGCCCGCTCCGGTGTCGGCGTTGCCATCGCCCCACGCACGGCTGTCGGCGAGGATATCGATCGCGGCACATTGACGGCACCCTATGGCTTCATCCGCAGACCGGCGGGATACAGTCTCAGCGTCCGCAGTGGCGACGTGCAGGACGTGGCTTTGATTGGGCTGGCAGACTGGCTGGTCGCGGCAGGGACAGTCCTGGCCTGA
- a CDS encoding FAD-binding oxidoreductase, with amino-acid sequence MAEAISFLAPRADVLARRSEIVADLADLLAPECLIHEPRELMPFETDAFVSYRRMPLAVALPRSTAEVAAVMKYCHRYGIPVVPRGAGTSLSGGAIPQEDAVVLGLSKMNRIIDIDFANRSATVQAGVTNLNISENVSADGFFYAPDPSSQLACTIGGNIGMNSGGAHCLKYGVTTNNLLGVKLVLTDGTVIDLGGKALDAAGYDLLGLVCGSEGQLGIVTEATVRLIAKPEGARPVLFGFDTSEQAGACVADVIAAGIVPVAIEFMDKQAIEICEAFAHAGYPLDVGALLIVEVEGSEAEMDDMLKSIVDIARAHNVKTVRECQSATEAALIWKGRKSAFGATGRIADYICMDGTVPLSQLSYVLQKTTEIIDHYGLRVANVFHAGDGNMHPLILFNANDPEDAAKAEAAGNDILRLCVDAGGCLTGEHGVGIEKRDLMRHQYAEVDLAQMMSVRAAFDPDWILNPSKVFPLDGRNAA; translated from the coding sequence ATGGCCGAGGCCATTTCATTTCTGGCGCCGCGCGCGGATGTCCTGGCCCGCCGCAGCGAGATTGTGGCCGATCTTGCCGATCTTCTTGCCCCGGAATGCCTGATCCACGAGCCGCGCGAGTTGATGCCCTTTGAGACGGATGCTTTTGTCTCCTATCGCCGCATGCCGCTCGCCGTCGCCCTGCCGCGCTCGACGGCGGAGGTCGCCGCCGTGATGAAATACTGTCACCGCTACGGCATTCCCGTCGTGCCGCGCGGCGCCGGCACATCACTTTCCGGCGGTGCCATTCCGCAGGAAGATGCCGTTGTGCTCGGCCTTTCCAAGATGAACCGCATTATCGACATCGATTTCGCCAACCGTTCGGCGACGGTACAGGCCGGCGTCACCAATCTGAATATTTCCGAAAACGTCTCAGCGGACGGTTTCTTCTATGCGCCTGATCCGAGCTCGCAGCTCGCCTGCACCATCGGCGGCAATATCGGCATGAATTCCGGCGGTGCGCACTGCCTGAAATACGGCGTCACCACCAACAACCTGCTCGGCGTCAAGCTGGTGCTGACCGACGGCACGGTGATCGATCTTGGCGGCAAGGCGCTGGATGCGGCGGGCTATGATCTGCTTGGTCTCGTCTGCGGCTCGGAGGGGCAGCTCGGCATCGTTACGGAAGCGACGGTGCGGCTGATCGCCAAGCCGGAGGGCGCGCGGCCAGTACTGTTCGGCTTCGATACGTCGGAACAGGCGGGCGCCTGTGTAGCCGATGTCATTGCCGCCGGCATTGTCCCTGTCGCCATCGAATTCATGGACAAACAGGCGATCGAGATCTGCGAGGCTTTCGCCCATGCCGGCTATCCGCTTGATGTCGGCGCGCTGCTGATCGTAGAGGTCGAGGGCTCGGAAGCGGAGATGGACGATATGCTGAAAAGCATCGTCGACATCGCCCGTGCCCACAACGTCAAGACCGTGCGCGAATGCCAATCGGCAACCGAGGCGGCGCTGATCTGGAAAGGCCGTAAATCCGCCTTTGGCGCCACCGGCCGTATTGCCGATTATATTTGCATGGACGGAACCGTGCCGCTCAGCCAACTCTCCTATGTCCTGCAGAAGACCACGGAGATCATTGATCATTATGGCCTGCGCGTCGCCAATGTCTTCCATGCAGGGGACGGCAACATGCATCCGCTGATCCTGTTCAATGCCAACGACCCCGAAGACGCCGCCAAGGCGGAAGCGGCGGGCAATGATATTCTCCGGCTCTGTGTCGATGCTGGCGGCTGCCTGACGGGTGAGCATGGCGTTGGCATCGAGAAGCGCGATCTGATGCGGCACCAATATGCGGAGGTCGATCTCGCCCAGATGATGTCGGTGCGCGCCGCCTTCGATCCCGACTGGATCCTGAACCCCTCCAAGGTCTTCCCGCTGGATGGACGTAACGCAGCATGA
- a CDS encoding glutamate--cysteine ligase codes for MARDTTDQTPLSSVSDMTAYLAAGNKPEEQFRIGTEHEKFVFFRADNSPVPYAGDASISALLKGLQDKSGWDAILDRDNIIGLAEPTGMGAISIEPGGQFELSGAPLETIHQTCKESNQHLATLREIAEPMGIRFLGIGGSPKWTLAETPRMPKSRYDIMSRYMPKVGTEGLDMMYRTCTIQVNLDFSSEEDMRRKMRVSMKLQSLATALFAASPFTEGKPNGLSSWRGEIWKDTDNRRGGLLDFTFRDDFGFHDYVEWALDIPMYFVVRDGHYHDCTHVTFRQFMNGALKGEIAEWEPTMGDWTNHLSTLFPDVRLKRFLEMRGADGGPWRRICALPAFWVGLLYDDAALTAADELTKDWTFEEVNALRDIVPVQGLKSVIKGHSLFDIARDVIGISRNGLKSRARLNSDGQDESVFLAPLEEVLAKKGTLSDDLLMLYHGRWNQSVEPVFEEYQY; via the coding sequence ATGGCGCGCGATACTACCGACCAGACTCCGCTCTCCTCGGTCTCGGACATGACGGCTTATCTGGCCGCCGGCAACAAGCCGGAGGAGCAGTTCCGCATCGGCACGGAGCACGAGAAATTCGTATTCTTCCGTGCCGACAACAGCCCCGTGCCCTATGCGGGTGACGCCAGCATTTCCGCGCTCCTCAAGGGCCTGCAGGACAAGAGCGGCTGGGATGCGATCCTCGACCGCGACAACATCATCGGCCTGGCCGAGCCGACCGGCATGGGCGCGATCTCCATCGAGCCCGGCGGCCAGTTCGAACTCTCGGGCGCCCCGCTCGAAACCATTCACCAGACTTGCAAGGAATCGAACCAGCACCTGGCGACGCTGCGCGAGATCGCCGAGCCGATGGGCATCCGCTTCCTCGGCATTGGCGGCAGCCCGAAATGGACGCTGGCCGAAACGCCGCGCATGCCGAAATCGCGTTACGACATCATGAGCCGCTACATGCCGAAGGTCGGCACCGAGGGACTCGACATGATGTATCGCACCTGCACGATCCAGGTGAACCTTGACTTCTCCTCCGAAGAAGACATGCGCCGCAAGATGCGCGTGTCGATGAAGCTGCAATCGCTGGCAACGGCGCTGTTTGCTGCCTCGCCCTTCACCGAGGGCAAGCCGAACGGCCTCTCCTCCTGGCGCGGCGAGATCTGGAAGGACACCGACAACCGCCGTGGCGGCCTGCTCGATTTTACCTTCCGCGACGATTTCGGCTTCCATGACTATGTCGAATGGGCGCTCGATATTCCCATGTATTTCGTCGTTCGCGACGGTCACTATCACGACTGTACCCATGTCACCTTCCGGCAGTTCATGAACGGCGCGTTGAAGGGCGAGATCGCCGAGTGGGAACCGACCATGGGCGACTGGACCAACCATCTCTCCACCCTCTTCCCGGATGTGCGCCTCAAGCGCTTCCTGGAAATGCGCGGTGCCGACGGCGGCCCGTGGCGGCGCATCTGTGCATTGCCGGCCTTCTGGGTCGGCCTGCTCTACGACGACGCGGCCCTTACTGCTGCCGACGAACTGACCAAGGACTGGACCTTCGAAGAGGTCAATGCGCTGCGCGATATCGTGCCCGTGCAGGGCCTGAAGTCCGTGATCAAGGGCCATAGCCTGTTCGACATCGCCCGCGATGTCATCGGCATTTCCCGCAATGGCCTGAAGAGCCGTGCGCGGCTGAACAGCGACGGCCAGGACGAAAGCGTCTTCCTGGCGCCGCTCGAGGAAGTGCTCGCCAAGAAGGGCACGCTCTCCGACGACCTGCTGATGCTCTATCACGGCCGCTGGAACCAGTCGGTCGAGCCGGTCTTCGAGGAATATCAATACTGA
- a CDS encoding adenosylhomocysteinase produces MDQPSSLSRIDWVGRSCRLLAATAAEFRETLPFAGLTIGTGIHLEPKTVALLMTLRAGGAHLVCTGNLNSTQPETVDYLRAQGVTVFATQTTDTDEHGASLDAILAEKPDLLLDNGGDLFARAAERPYANLLGGTEETTSGRTRLLPMRDKLAKPILVINDSPIKQFAENKHGVGQSLFESYLRFTNRSTNGKRVTIFGYGACGRGAAACFRNAFSTVSVVDIDPVTTLEAHLDGFVTPLRAEAIRSADILITVTGYPAIITAADLSLIKDGAILMNGGHFPHEIYVEGFRNSPDIAGVDRYEAEHIETIRMRDGRSFHILGAGHMANLAGPRPLGNTVESMDLGFALQARCLERVAKGRLGREACLVPVPADIDAMVASAYLDLAR; encoded by the coding sequence ATGGACCAGCCTTCCTCTCTTTCCCGTATCGACTGGGTTGGTCGGAGCTGCCGGCTGCTTGCGGCCACGGCGGCGGAGTTTCGTGAGACTCTACCCTTTGCCGGCCTGACGATCGGCACCGGCATTCATCTCGAGCCAAAGACGGTAGCGTTGTTGATGACATTGCGCGCCGGCGGCGCTCACCTTGTCTGCACTGGCAATCTCAACAGCACCCAGCCGGAAACCGTAGACTATCTCCGTGCGCAGGGCGTAACCGTCTTTGCCACCCAGACCACCGACACCGACGAGCATGGGGCCAGCCTCGATGCCATCCTGGCGGAGAAACCGGATCTGCTGCTCGACAATGGCGGCGATCTTTTTGCGCGCGCCGCTGAGCGCCCCTATGCAAACCTGCTGGGTGGCACCGAGGAAACGACATCGGGCCGCACGCGATTGCTGCCGATGCGTGACAAGCTGGCCAAGCCGATCCTCGTCATCAATGACAGCCCGATCAAGCAATTTGCCGAAAACAAGCATGGCGTCGGTCAGAGCCTGTTCGAGAGCTACCTGCGCTTCACCAACCGTTCGACCAACGGCAAGCGTGTCACCATCTTCGGCTACGGCGCTTGTGGCAGGGGAGCGGCCGCCTGTTTCCGAAATGCCTTTTCCACCGTCAGCGTGGTCGATATTGATCCCGTGACAACGCTTGAGGCGCATCTCGATGGCTTCGTCACGCCTTTGCGCGCTGAGGCGATCCGCTCCGCCGATATCCTGATCACCGTCACGGGCTATCCCGCGATCATAACCGCAGCGGATCTATCGCTGATCAAGGATGGCGCGATCCTGATGAATGGCGGCCATTTCCCGCATGAGATCTATGTCGAAGGCTTCCGGAACAGCCCGGATATCGCCGGCGTCGATCGCTACGAGGCTGAGCATATCGAGACCATCCGCATGCGGGACGGCCGCTCTTTCCACATCCTCGGTGCCGGCCACATGGCCAACCTCGCCGGCCCGCGTCCGCTCGGCAATACCGTCGAATCCATGGATCTCGGCTTCGCGCTGCAAGCCCGCTGCCTGGAACGTGTGGCAAAGGGTAGGCTCGGCAGGGAAGCCTGTCTTGTCCCCGTGCCAGCGGATATCGACGCCATGGTGGCGTCGGCCTATCTCGATCTGGCGCGGTAG
- the glcF gene encoding glycolate oxidase subunit GlcF produces MQTNFTLAQLADPHVAESEAILRKCVHCGFCTATCPTYVTLGNELDSPRGRIYLIKDMLENDRPADEEVVTHIDRCLSCLACVTTCPSGVDYMHLIDHARAHIEETYKRPLLDRLTRNMLAAVLPYPGRFRLALNLARLARPLKGLLKRIPALKPFAAMLDLAPRSIPAPSPFAKPGLHQPQAERRGRVAILTGCAQPVLDPGINEATIRLLTRLGVEVVVPQGESCCGSLVHHMGREEQALASVRANVDVWMREVEAGGLDAIIVTTSGCGTTIKDYGHKLRLDPAYADKAAKISALAKDITEYLAGLDLPAHMPRGITVAYHSACSLQHGQRITMAPKQLLKTAGFTVREPAEGHLCCGSAGTYNIMQSEISAELKARKVRNLEATKADVIATGNIGCITQIATGTGIPILHTVELLEWAYGGEMPAKLKGLTPTT; encoded by the coding sequence ATGCAAACCAATTTCACCCTTGCCCAGCTTGCCGATCCGCATGTGGCCGAATCCGAGGCTATCCTGCGCAAATGCGTGCATTGCGGCTTCTGCACCGCCACCTGTCCGACCTATGTGACGCTCGGCAACGAGCTCGATAGTCCGCGCGGCCGCATCTATCTGATCAAGGACATGCTGGAAAACGACCGGCCGGCGGATGAGGAAGTGGTTACGCATATTGACCGCTGTCTGTCCTGCCTCGCCTGCGTCACCACCTGTCCCTCCGGCGTCGACTACATGCATCTGATCGACCACGCCCGCGCCCATATTGAGGAAACCTATAAGCGGCCTTTGCTCGATCGGCTGACGCGCAACATGCTGGCTGCGGTTCTGCCCTATCCCGGCCGTTTCCGTCTGGCGCTCAACCTCGCGCGGCTAGCTCGGCCGTTAAAGGGTCTGCTGAAGCGCATTCCGGCCCTGAAACCCTTCGCCGCCATGCTCGATCTCGCGCCGCGCTCCATCCCGGCACCGTCGCCTTTTGCCAAGCCTGGGCTGCATCAGCCGCAGGCGGAACGGCGCGGGCGGGTGGCTATCTTGACGGGATGTGCCCAGCCGGTGCTCGATCCAGGGATCAACGAGGCCACCATCCGGCTGCTGACCCGCCTTGGCGTCGAAGTGGTGGTGCCGCAAGGCGAGAGCTGCTGCGGCTCGCTGGTGCATCATATGGGCCGCGAGGAGCAGGCATTGGCGAGCGTGCGCGCCAATGTCGATGTCTGGATGCGCGAGGTCGAGGCCGGTGGCCTCGACGCCATCATCGTGACCACCTCGGGCTGCGGCACGACGATCAAGGATTATGGCCACAAGCTGCGCCTCGATCCGGCCTATGCGGACAAGGCCGCGAAGATCTCGGCGCTTGCCAAGGACATCACCGAATATCTCGCCGGCCTCGACTTGCCTGCGCACATGCCGCGCGGCATCACCGTCGCCTATCATTCCGCCTGCTCGCTACAGCATGGCCAGAGGATCACCATGGCGCCGAAGCAGTTGTTGAAGACGGCGGGCTTCACCGTTCGCGAGCCGGCGGAAGGGCATCTCTGCTGCGGCTCGGCTGGCACCTACAACATCATGCAGTCGGAAATCTCCGCCGAGTTGAAGGCGCGCAAGGTGAGGAACCTCGAGGCGACGAAGGCCGATGTCATCGCCACCGGCAATATCGGCTGCATCACGCAGATCGCCACGGGAACGGGCATACCGATCCTGCATACGGTCGAACTGCTCGAATGGGCCTATGGCGGCGAGATGCCCGCGAAACTGAAAGGGCTGACGCCGACTACCTAG
- a CDS encoding 16S rRNA (uracil(1498)-N(3))-methyltransferase, protein MRANFRMQRLFVVSDIKANAGIEADQEQFNYLANVLRMEDGAALLIFNGRDGEWRASISFPSRKRILLTPVEETRPQPAPSDLHYLFAPLKVGRLDYLVQKAVEMGAGLLQPVMTQHVQGKITNLDKVRANVIEAAEQCGILGIPDVAEPVKLADLLERWPRDRRIIYCDEGDAGQNPLPLLAKIKEKHLALLVGPEGGFSEEERALLRSLDFVTAIPLGPRILRADTAAVAAMAVIQAAIGDWN, encoded by the coding sequence ATGCGCGCCAATTTCCGCATGCAACGGCTGTTCGTGGTTTCGGATATCAAGGCAAATGCCGGCATCGAAGCCGATCAAGAACAATTCAACTATCTCGCCAATGTTCTGCGCATGGAGGACGGCGCGGCGCTCTTGATCTTCAACGGCCGTGACGGCGAGTGGAGAGCGAGCATCTCCTTTCCCTCACGCAAGCGCATCCTGCTGACCCCGGTCGAGGAAACGCGGCCGCAGCCAGCGCCTTCCGATCTCCACTATCTCTTCGCGCCGCTAAAAGTCGGGCGGCTCGATTATCTCGTGCAGAAGGCGGTGGAGATGGGCGCCGGCCTGCTGCAACCGGTGATGACCCAGCATGTGCAGGGCAAGATCACCAATCTCGACAAGGTCAGGGCCAATGTCATCGAAGCGGCCGAGCAATGCGGCATTCTTGGCATTCCCGATGTCGCTGAGCCGGTGAAACTGGCCGACCTCCTTGAGCGCTGGCCGAGGGACCGCCGCATCATCTATTGCGACGAAGGCGATGCTGGACAAAACCCGCTGCCGCTTCTGGCGAAGATCAAGGAGAAGCATCTGGCGCTGCTGGTCGGCCCGGAGGGCGGTTTCTCGGAGGAGGAACGCGCCCTGCTGCGCAGCCTGGATTTCGTCACCGCCATTCCGCTCGGCCCGCGCATATTGCGCGCCGACACGGCGGCGGTGGCGGCAATGGCGGTCATCCAGGCAGCGATCGGCGATTGGAATTGA